A region from the Acyrthosiphon pisum isolate AL4f chromosome A1, pea_aphid_22Mar2018_4r6ur, whole genome shotgun sequence genome encodes:
- the LOC100160368 gene encoding spectrin beta chain isoform X1 produces MTTDISVVRWDPAIQQDGTGIVEDYEYDGGNSSSRLFERSRIKALADERESVQKKTFQKWVNSHLVRVHSRIGDLYIDLRDGKMLIKLLEVLSGERLPKPTKGKMRIHCLENVDKALQFLKDQRVHLENMGSHDIVDGNPRLSLGLIWTIILRFQIQDITIEETDNKETKSAKDALLLWCQMKTAGYHNVNVRNFTTSWRDGLAFNAIIHKHRPDLVQFEKLSKTNAMYNLNNAFNTAEDKLGIVKLLDAEDVFVEQPDEKSIITYVVTYYHYFSKMKQETVQGKRIGRVVGIAMENERTAQEYERLTSDLLQWIKQTKESLAERKFLNSLNGVQQQLQQFNNYRTVEKPPKFVEKGNLEVLLFTLQSKMRANNQKPYTPKEGKMISDINKAWEQLEKAEHERELALREEIIRQEKLEQLAQRFNRKASMRETWLSENQRLVSQDNFGLDLAAVEAAAKKHEAIETDIFAYEERVEAVVTVAQELETEDYHDIVRINARKDNVLRLWNYLLELLKARRHRLELSLQLQQNFQEMLYILDSMEELKMRLLSDDYGKHLMGVEDLLQKHSLVEADINVLGERVKSVVQHSQRFLDEENTEGYRPCDPAVIIERVQELEDAYSELVKLAVERRARLEESRKLWQFYWDMADEENWIKEKEQIVSAGDIGHDLTTINLLLSKHKALENEIQSHESQLLEVVKVGDDLINSNHFGADRIQERVSSTHSMWEHLISLAKQRRKRLEDAVDYHQWFADADDVDIWMLDTLRLVSSEDVGRDEANVQSLLKKHKEVSEELKSYSQTVEALRSQANQLSAEPGAPTSGPEVNERMSSIDKRYKELVELAKLRHQRLLDALSLYKLFSEADAVQQWIGEKNRMLETMSPGKDIEDVEIMKHRYDGFDKEMNSNASRVAVVNQLARQLLHVEHPNSDEIVNRQNNLNHEWADLRDKAEAKREQLNAAHGVQTFHIECRETISWIEDKKRILQSTDSLEMDLTGIMTLQRRLSGMERDLAAIQAKLDSLESEAQINEKEHPEEAAVIRERIETIQKDWEELTQMLKERDSKLEEAGDLHRFLRDLDHFQAWLTKTQTDVASEDIPSSLSDAEKLLSQHQAIREEIDNYTADYTQMMEYGEKVTAEPGTQDDPQYMFLRERLKALRDGWQELHKMWENRQQLLSKSLNLQMFNRDARQAEVLLSQQEHALSKDEVPSNLEHAENLIKRNEAFMTTMEANEDKINAVTQFANKLVDEDHFEADKIKKKAASIHERRDANRDKAQQLMDQLKDQLQLHQFLQDSDELQQWIQEKKFTAQDETYRSAKTVHSKWTRHQAFEAEIASNKDRLDRVQQSGEELMKEKPELAQIIQPKISEMLGQFDDLEKTTKEKGERLFDTNREVLIHQTCEDIDSWMDDLEKQIEAADTGTDLASVNILMQKQQMIETQMAVKAKQVVELETQAEYLKKTVPEKVETIIPKKTKVEERFEQLKEPLKVRQRQLEKKKEAFQFRRDVEDEKLWIAEKTPMATSTEYGNSLFNVNMLQKKNQSLGNEIDNHEHRINLVCSNGQKLIDEGHEDASQFTDLIHDLTQRWQQLQQAVEHRRKMLLQSEKAQQYFFDASEAESWMGEQELYMMVEDRGKDQISAQNLKKKHESLELAVDNYADTIRQLGETARQLTSEMHPESDQIAVKQSQVDKLYAGLKDLAGERRAKLDEALKLFMLHREVDDLEQWIAEREIVAGSHELGQDYDHVTLLWERFKEFAHDTEATGSERVATVNGIADQLINIGHSDSATIAEWKDSLNEQWQDLLELIETRTQMLVASRELHKFFHDCKDMVSRIAEKSHEMSEDLGRDAGSVHTLQRKHQSFLQDLHTLSTQVQTISEDSARLQTSYAGDKAKEITGREAEVVNAWAALQSECELRKQKLSDTGDLHKFFNMVRTLTVWMDDVVRQMNTSEKPRDVSGVELLMNNHQSLKAEIDTREDNFTACISLGKELLSRNHYASNEIKDKLMLLNTQRNSLLNRWEERWENLQLILEVYQFARDAAVAEAWLLAQEPYIMSLELGMTIDQVENLIKRHEAFEKSAIAQEERFCALERLTTFELKEIQRRKEEEERKRQEELAKQAAQAEAEAAEKAAAEEASEADGKQAKDGEGRPVHDSSASSRKSIASPAAPAGVARSASTLPSTSRSQLVKDRNKDRSRSKSPFRSFRWKKSPQKSPLSAVSASDDEAIVEPTSDQSATEADGEILEGILNRKHEWESTTKKASNRSWDKVFVCVQGTSLAFYKDAKAAKTSPETYFKGEAPIDLHGGTADVATDYTKKKFVLRAKLASGAEFLFQARNDAEMRQWVSTLKNVCEQDAAGTQSRSQTLPAVGDKRDEPKRRSFFTLKKV; encoded by the exons ATGACGACAGATATCTCTGTGGTCCGGTGGGACCCGGCCATACAGCAAGACGGAACCGGTATTGTTGAAGATTATGAATATGACGGTGGAAACTCTTCTTCCAGACTATTTGAAAGATCCAGAATTAAAGCTTTGGCCG ACGAAAGAGAAAGTGTCCAGAAAAAGACGTTTCAAAAATGGGTAAATTCACACTTGGTTCGGGTGCATTCCCGAATCGGAGATTTATACATAGACCTCAGAGATGgcaaaatgcttataaaactaTTGGAAGTTCTTTCTGGAGAACGATTG CCAAAACCTACCAAGGGAAAAATGAGAATACATTGTTTAGAAAATGTAGACAAAGCTTTGCAATTTCTAAAAGATCAGAGAGTACATTTAGAAAACATGGGATCCCATGACATTGTCGATGGAAACCCAAGACTTTCGTTGGGTCTTATATGGACAATTATTCTTAGATTCCAA attcaagACATTACCATTGAAGAAACCGACAATAAAGAGACAAAATCTGCGAAGGATGCTCTACTTTTGTGGTGCCAAATGAAAACAGCTGGCTATCACAATGTCAATGTTCGCAACTTCACCACTTCCTGGCGAGATGGTCTTGCATTTAATGCAATCATTCACAAACATCGCCCTGACCTTGTACAATTCGAAAAACTTAGCAAAACTAATGCTATGTACAACTTGAATAACGCATTCAACACTGCCGAAGACAAATTaggaattgtaaaattattggaTGCTGAAGATGTATTTGTTGAACAACCGgatgaaaaatcaattattacatATGTTGTTACATACTATCATTACTTCAGTAAAATGAAACAAGAAACGGTTCAAGGAAAGAGAATTGGACGGGTTGTTGGAATCGCTATGGAAAATGAACGTACAGCCCAAGAATATGAACGTTTAACTAGTGATTTATTACAATGGATCAAGCAGACTAAAGAGTCATTAGCAGAGAGAAAATTCTTGAATTCTTTGAATGGTGTTCAACAGCAATTACAACAGTTTAACAACTATAGGACTGTTGAGAAACCCCCAAAATTTGTCGAAAAAGGAAATTTGGAAGTTTTGCTTTTCACATTGCAGTCTAAAATGAGAGCTAATAATCAAAAACCATACACTCCCAAAGAAGGAAAAATGATTTCAGATATCAATAAGGCTTGGGAACAATTAGAAAAAGCAGAACATGAAAGGGAGTTGGCATTAAGAGAAGAAATCATAAGACAAGAAAAACTTGAACAGCTAGCTCAACGATTCAATAGAAAAGCAAGCATGCGAGAGACATGGTTGAGTGAAAATCAACGGCTAGTTTCTCag GATAATTTTGGTTTGGATTTGGCAGCTGTAGAAGCAGCAGCAAAAAAGCACGAAGCTATCGAAACAGATATATTTGCATATGAAGAACGAGTAGAAGCAGTTGTGACAGTTGCACAAGAATTAGAAACAGAGGACTATCATGATATTGTCCGTATAAATGCaag aaaagacAATGTTCTTCGTTTATGGAACTATCTTCTTGAACTCTTGAAAGCTCGTCGTCACCGTCTGGAGTTATCATTACAATTACAGCAAAATTTCCAAGAAATGCTATACATATTGGATTCTATGGAAGAATTGAAAATGAGACTTTTGTCTGATGATTATGGCAAACACTTGATGGGAGTTGAAGATCTTCTTCAAAAGCACAGCCTTGTAGAAGCTGACATTAATGTTTTAGGAGAAAGAGTGAAAAGTGTTGTGCAACACTCCCAACGTTTCTTGGATGAAGAAAATACAGAAGGTTATAGACCCTGTGATCCAGCTGTTATTATTGAAAGAGTTCAAGAACTTGAGGACGCGTATAGTGAATTGGTCAAATTGGCTGTTGAAAGACGTGCTCGTCTTGAAGAAAGCAGGAAATTATGGCAATTTTATTGGGATATGGCTGATGAAGAAAATTGGATTAAGGAAAAGGAACAAATTGTTTCTGCTGGAGATATTGGTCATGACTTGACCACTATTAATCTGTTGCTTTCAAAACATAAA gcacttgaaaatgaaatacaGAGTCATGAAAGTCAATTGCTTGAAGTAGTAAAAGTTGGAGATGATTTAATTAACAGCAACCATTTTGGTGCCGATCGCATACAAGAACGAGTATCCAGTACACATTCCATGTGGGAACATTTAATCAGTTTGGCCAAACAAAGACGCAAGCGTTTGGAAGATGCAGTCGATTATCACCAA tggtTTGCTGATGCTGATGATGTTGACATTTGGATGTTAGATACTTTGAGACTAGTATCTTCTGAAGATGTTGGCCGGGATGAAGCTAATGTCCAATCATTGTTAAAGAAACACAaagaa GTTAGTGAAGAACTAAAATCCTACTCACAAACTGTTGAAGCATTACGTTCTCAAGCCAATCAATTAAGTGCTGAACCAGGTGCACCAACAAGTGGACCAGAAGTGAATGAGCGTATGTCATCAATTGATAAACGCTATAAAGAATTGGTTGAATTAGCTAAACTTCGACACCAGAGACTTTTGGATGCTCTTTCTTTGTACAAGCTTTTCAGTGAAGCTGATGCTGTACAACAATGGATTGGagaaaag AACCGTATGTTGGAAACCATGAGCCCTGGAAAGGACATAGAAGACGTTGAAATAATGAAACATCGTTATGATGGTTTTGATAAAGAAATGAATTCAAATGCATCACGAGTTGCTGTTGTGAATCAATTAGCACGACAATTACTTCATGTTGAACATCCTAACTCTGATGAAATTGTTAACAGACAAAACAAT ttGAATCATGAATGGGCTGATTTACGAGATAAGGCTGAAGCCAAACGTGAACAACTTAATGCTGCTCATGGTGTACAAACTTTCCATATTGAATGTAGAGAAACTATTTCGTGGATTGAAGACAAAAAGAGAATTTTACAATCAACAGACAGTCTAGAAATGGACCTTACTGGTATAATGACATTGCag CGTCGTTTATCTGGCATGGAAAGAGATTTAGCTGCCATTCAAGCCAAATTAGACTCATTAGAATCTGAAGcacaaattaatgaaaaagaaCATCCAGAAGAAGCAGCCGTAATCCGAGAAAGAATAGAAACAATCCAAAAAGATTGGGAAGAACTAACACAAATG TTGAAAGAACGAGATTCAAAACTAGAAGAAGCTGGTGACCTTCATCGTTTCCTACGAGACTTAGACCACTTCCAAGCTTGGTTGACTAAAACTCAAACTGATGTTGCTTCAGAAGATATTCCTTCTTCATTATCAGATGCTGAGAAACTTCTCTCCCAACATCAAGCAATCCGTGAAGAAATTGATAACTACACTGCTGACTATACTCAAATGATGGAATATGGAGAAAAAGTTACAGCT GAACCTGGAACACAAGACGATCCTCAATATATGTTCTTGCGAGAGAGGCTCAAGGCTTTGCGTGATGGATGGCAAGAATTGCACAAGATGTGGGAGAATAGACAACAACTTCTTTCCAAGTCACTTAATCTGCAAATGTTTAACCGTGACGCTCGTCAAGCTGAAGTATTACTTTCTCAACAAGAACATGCTCTATCTAAAGATGAAGTCCCA tccaATCTTGAACATGCTGAAAACTTGATAAAACGTAATGAAGCATTCATGACGACAATGGAAGCTAATGAAGACAAAATTAATGCTGTCACTCAATTTGCTAATAAACTTGTGGATGAAGACCATTTCGAAgctgataaaattaaaaagaaagcAGCTTCCATACATGAGCGACGGGATGCAAACCGTGATAAAGCCCAACAACTTATGGATCAACTTAAAGATCAATTACAACTTCACCAGTTTCTCCAAGATTCTGATGAACTACAACAATGGATTCAAGAAAAGAAGTTTACAGCTCAGGATGAAACATACAGAAGTGCTAAAACAGTACACAGTAAATGGACTCGTCATCAAGCATTTGAAGCAGAAATTGCATCCAATAAAGATAGATTAGATAGGGTACAGCAATCAGGAGAGGAATTAATGAAAGAGAAACCTGAATTGGCTCAAATAATTCAACCAAAAATATCCGAAATGTTAGGTCAATTTGATGATCTCGAAAAGACCACTAAAGAAAAAGGTGAACGTTTGTTTGACACTAATAGAGAAGTTCTCATACACCAGACTTGTGAAGATATTGATTCATGGATGGATGACCTAGAAAAACAGATTGAAGCGGCTGATACTGGAACTGATTTGGCTTCTGTCAATATACTTATGCAGAAACAACAGATGATTGAAACCCAAATGGCTGTAAAAGCTAAACAAGTTGTTGAATTAGAAACACAAgccgaatacttaaaaaagaCCGTCCCTGAGAAAGTTGAAACAATTATTCCAAAGAAGACCAAAGTGGAAGAAAGATTTGAACAACTTAAGGAACCATTGAAAGTAAGGCAAAGACAGTTGGAGAAAAAGAAAGAAGCATTCCAATTTAGACGAGACGTTGAAGATGAAAAATTGTGGATTGCTGAAAAGACTCCAATGGCTACATCAACTGAATATGGAAATAGTTTGTTCAATGTCAACATgttacaaaagaaaaatcaa tctttAGGTAATGAAATTGATAATCACGAGCACCGCATTAATCTTGTCTGTAGCAATGGCCAAAAGTTAATTGATGAAGGACATGAAGATGCTTCACAATTCACAGACCTCATACACGATTTAACTCAACGCTGGCAACAACTTCAACAAGCTGTTGAACATCGTAGAAAAATGTTACTTCAATCCGAAAAGGCCCAACAA tACTTCTTCGACGCCAGCGAAGCAGAAAGTTGGATGGGTGAACAAGAATTATATATGATGGTTGAAGATCGTGGAAAAGATCAGATTTCAGCGCAAAACTTAAAAAAGAAACACGAATCCTTAGAATTAGCTGTTGATAATTATGCCGATACAATTAGACAATTAGGTGAAACTGCTCGTCAACTCACAAGTGAAATGCATCCCGAAAGTGACCAAATAGCCGTAAAACAATCTCAAGTAGATAAATTGTATGCTGGACTAAAGGATTTGGCTGGAGAACGTAGAGCTAAATTAGATGAAgctttgaaattatttatgttgCACCGTGAAGTTGATGATTTAGAACAATGGATTGCTGAGCGTGAGATTGTTGCTGGTTCACACGAACTTGGTCAAGATTATGACCATGTCAct TTGTTGTGGGAAAGATTTAAGGAATTTGCTCATGATACTGAGGCAACAGGTAGTGAACGTGTGGCAACAGTTAATGGTATTGCTGATCAACTTATCAACATTGGGCACAGTGATTCAGCTACTATTGCTGAATGGAAGGACAGTCTAAATGAACAATGGCAAGATTTACTAGAACTTATCGAAACTAGAACACAA ATGTTGGTTGCTTCACGAGAACTACACAAATTCTTCCACGATTGCAAGGATATGGTTAGTCGTATTGCAGAGAAAAGTCATGAAATGTCTGAAGATCTTGGTCGTGATGCTGGTTCTGTCCATACATTACAACGTAAACACCAGAGTTTCTTACAAGATTTACACACACTTAGCACTCAGGTTCAAACTATCAGTGAGGATTCAGCTCGGTTACAAACATCATATGCTGGAGACAAAGCCAAAGAAATTACTGGTCGAGAAGCAGAAGTTGTGAATGCTTGGGCTGCTTTACAATCAGAATGTGAACTGCGCAAACAAAAATTATCCGACACTGGTGATTTACACAAGTTTTTCAATATGGTCAGAACATTAACCGTATGGATGGATGATGTTGTTAGACAAATGAACACATCAGAAAAACCTAG ggatGTTAGTGGAGTAGAATTATTGATGAACAATCACCAAAGTTTAAAAGCAGAAATTGACACCAGAGAAGATAATTTCACAGCTTGCATTTCTTTAGGAAAAGAACTACTTTCAAGAAACCATTATGCTTCTAATGAA ataaaagataaattaatgttattgaatACCCAGAGAAATTCATTATTGAATAGGTGGGAAGAACGATGGGAAAATCTTCAACTAA TTTTGGAAGTTTATCAATTTGCCAGAGATGCTGCAGTTGCCGAAGCATGGTTATTGGCCCAAGAACCATACATCATGAGTCTGGAATTAGGA ATGACTATTGATCAAGtggaaaatttgataaaaagacATGAAGCATTTGAAAAGTCAGCCATAGCACAAGAAGAAAGATTCTGTGCTTTAGAACGTTTGACAAcc TTTGAATTAAAAGAAATTCAACGTagaaaagaagaagaagaacgAAAACGCCAGGAAGAGTTAGCTAAACAAGCAGCTCAAGCAGAAGCTGAAGCAGCAGAAAAAGCTGc AGCGGAAGAAGCATCTGAAGCCGATGGAAAACAAGCTAAAGATGGAGAAGGTCGTCCTG TGCATGACAGCTCTGCATCGAGTAGGAAGAGCATTGCCAGTCCCGCCGCGCCTGCAGGGGTCGCTAGATCCGCATCTACGTTGCCCTCAA CTTCGCGAAGTCAATTAGTCAAAGACCGCAACAAGGACAGGTCGCGCTCAAAGTCACCATTCCGCAGTTTCCGGTGGAAAAAATCACCGCAAAAGAGCCCGTTGTCCGCTGTGTCAGCTAGTGACGACGAGGCCATCGTTGAACCAACTTCAG ATCAATCAGCCACCGAAGCTGATGGTGAAATTCTAGAAGGAATACTCAACAGGAAACACGAATGGGAATCTACCACGAAAAAAGCATCCAACAG GTCTTGGGACAAGGTGTTCGTATGCGTGCAGGGCACTAGCTTGGCGTTCTACAAGGACGCCAAGGCAGCCAAGACGTCGCCGGAGACGTATTTCAAGGGCGAGGCGCCCATCGACCTGCATGGCGGCACTGCCGACGTGGCCACCGACTACACCAAGAAGAAGTTCGTGTTGCGCGCCAAGCTGGCCAGCGGGGCCGAGTTCCTGTTCCAGGCGCGCAACGACGCCGAGATGCGCCAGTGGGTGAGCACGCTGAAGAACGTGTGCGAACAGGACGCGGCCGGTACGCAGTCCCGGTCCCAGACGCTGCCCGCGGTCGGTGACAAACGCGACGAACCCAAGCGCCGCAGCTTCTTCACGCTGAAGAAGGTGTGA